In Sphingomonas sp. SUN019, one genomic interval encodes:
- the maiA gene encoding maleylacetoacetate isomerase — MILHDFPLSSASYRVRIVLNLKGLAYEKRNYVLRAGEQRSPEYLAVNPAGLVPALEVGGLRLGQSLAIIDYLDALHPKPRMIPADPIERARAMELTLTIACDIHPINNLRILQYLEHDLGQDKAAVDGWYRHWVEQGFATLEKLLPDTSFAGGDAPNIVDACLVPQMFNARRFKVDLTPFPRLTAMADRAGETPAFRNAAPPLV, encoded by the coding sequence ATGATCCTGCACGACTTCCCATTGTCGTCGGCAAGCTACCGCGTGCGCATCGTCCTGAACCTGAAAGGGCTGGCGTACGAAAAGCGCAACTACGTCCTGCGCGCGGGCGAGCAGCGTTCGCCCGAGTATCTGGCGGTCAATCCGGCCGGGTTGGTGCCTGCGCTGGAGGTGGGCGGCCTGCGCCTAGGCCAGAGTCTGGCGATCATCGACTATCTCGATGCGCTCCACCCCAAGCCGCGGATGATCCCGGCCGACCCGATCGAACGCGCACGCGCGATGGAACTGACGCTGACCATCGCGTGCGACATTCACCCGATCAACAATCTGCGCATCCTGCAGTATCTCGAGCACGATCTGGGGCAGGACAAGGCGGCGGTCGACGGCTGGTATCGGCATTGGGTGGAACAGGGGTTCGCCACGCTGGAAAAGCTGCTGCCGGACACTTCGTTCGCGGGCGGCGATGCGCCGAACATCGTCGACGCATGCCTGGTGCCGCAGATGTTCAACGCACGCCGCTTTAAGGTCGATCTGACGCCGTTCCCGCGGCTGACCGCGATGGCCGATCGGGCGGGCGAAACCCCTGCCTTCAGGAACGCGGCGCCGCCTTTGGTTTGA
- a CDS encoding fumarylacetoacetate hydrolase family protein: MSHVFTLPERPAAAIAGSAETFPVGRIICIGRNYEAHAREMGTDPAREAPFFFTKWADALAPNGATIPYPSETANYHFEAELVIAIGKEGAKVNEADALGLVFGYAVGLDMTRRDVQLEAREKGRPWDTGKNFAFSAPMAAIRPVAEGHIASGPIQLRVNGDLKQDGDIRDLIWDCAETIAYVSRFERLLPGDLIFTGTPAGVGAVVPGDVIEVTIAGLEPLTVTIGEREADFA; this comes from the coding sequence ATGTCGCACGTTTTCACGCTCCCCGAACGCCCCGCCGCCGCGATCGCCGGAAGCGCCGAGACCTTTCCCGTTGGGCGCATCATCTGCATCGGTCGCAACTACGAGGCGCACGCGCGCGAGATGGGGACGGATCCGGCCCGCGAGGCACCGTTCTTCTTCACCAAATGGGCCGATGCGCTGGCGCCGAACGGCGCGACGATCCCCTATCCGTCCGAAACCGCCAACTATCATTTCGAGGCCGAACTGGTGATCGCGATCGGCAAGGAGGGCGCGAAGGTCAACGAGGCGGACGCGTTGGGTCTGGTGTTCGGCTATGCAGTCGGACTCGACATGACGCGGCGCGATGTGCAGCTCGAGGCGCGCGAAAAGGGGCGGCCGTGGGACACGGGCAAGAACTTCGCCTTTTCGGCCCCGATGGCGGCGATCCGTCCGGTGGCCGAGGGGCATATCGCGTCCGGGCCGATCCAGTTGCGCGTGAACGGCGACCTGAAGCAGGACGGCGACATTCGCGACCTGATCTGGGATTGCGCCGAAACGATCGCCTATGTCAGCCGGTTCGAACGGCTGTTGCCCGGCGACCTGATCTTCACCGGCACGCCGGCGGGCGTCGGGGCGGTGGTGCCGGGTGACGTGATCGAGGTGACGATCGCAGGGCTGGAACCGCTGACGGTGACGATCGGCGAGCGCGAAGCCGACTTCGCATGA
- the gtdA gene encoding gentisate 1,2-dioxygenase, whose product MATHARPSNLDAARDDFYDRLAPESLAPLWKVLSALVTPTPRTPAVPAAWSFDRIQPLLMEAGELITAAEAERRVLILENPALPGQSRITSTLYAGLQLILPGEVAPAHRHAQNALRFVMQGDGAFTALDGERAYMHQYDLILTPAWLWHDHGNETDQPMIWLDGLDIPLVQMLDASFAEHREDRGAWPTSRPAGDAALRWGRNMRPVHAGRAEGQGNPLFIYPFAEWRETLDVLRRSEAPHAHDGYLMEFTNPVDGGPVMATMSAFARLVPAGLETRAARSSDGTINVVVEGTGTLFIDGAAFPLSPSGIVVVPSWTERRISADSDLVLFSYSDRATQTKLGLWRERLE is encoded by the coding sequence ATGGCCACGCATGCCCGCCCCAGCAATCTCGATGCCGCCCGCGACGATTTCTACGATCGCCTCGCGCCCGAATCTTTGGCTCCCTTGTGGAAGGTGCTGTCCGCGCTCGTCACGCCGACGCCACGCACCCCGGCGGTCCCGGCCGCCTGGTCCTTCGACCGTATCCAGCCGCTACTGATGGAGGCGGGTGAACTGATCACCGCGGCGGAGGCCGAACGCCGCGTGCTGATCCTCGAAAACCCCGCGCTGCCGGGCCAGTCGCGGATTACCAGCACGCTCTATGCCGGGCTGCAACTGATCCTGCCGGGAGAGGTCGCGCCCGCCCACCGCCACGCGCAGAACGCGCTGCGCTTCGTCATGCAGGGCGATGGCGCGTTCACCGCGCTCGACGGCGAACGCGCGTACATGCATCAATACGACCTGATCCTGACGCCTGCGTGGCTGTGGCACGATCATGGCAACGAAACCGATCAGCCGATGATCTGGCTCGACGGCCTCGACATTCCGCTGGTCCAGATGCTCGACGCCAGCTTCGCCGAACACCGCGAGGATCGCGGTGCGTGGCCGACCTCGCGCCCCGCGGGCGACGCCGCGCTGCGCTGGGGGCGCAACATGCGCCCGGTCCATGCCGGGCGCGCGGAGGGACAGGGCAACCCGCTCTTCATCTACCCCTTCGCCGAGTGGCGCGAGACGCTGGATGTGCTCCGCCGGAGCGAAGCCCCACACGCGCATGACGGCTATCTGATGGAATTCACCAATCCGGTCGACGGCGGCCCGGTGATGGCGACGATGTCGGCCTTCGCGCGGCTGGTTCCGGCCGGGCTCGAGACGCGCGCGGCGCGATCGAGCGACGGCACGATCAACGTCGTCGTCGAGGGAACGGGAACCCTCTTCATCGACGGTGCCGCCTTCCCACTATCCCCCAGCGGGATCGTCGTCGTCCCGTCCTGGACCGAACGCCGGATATCGGCCGACAGCGACCTGGTTCTGTTCAGCTATTCGGACCGGGCAACGCAAACGAAGCTGGGGCTGTGGCGCGAGCGACTGGAATAG
- a CDS encoding TonB-dependent receptor produces MRLSYLRDCGLLALTAAAAVPQTALAQDAAAQPRPADPIDAAQSEPGGLEDIVVTAQRRAESAQSTPIAITAIGGDTLASKGVFEAADLTQAVPNLQIAAPFGKAQPNFALRGISIANEYNANTASPIGVYIDDAYMSSRNSHGIQLYDLERVEVLRGPQGTLYGRNTTAGAINFITHRPELDKNGGYAEVGYGNQDRKSAQGAVNLVVDPGKLAIRGAFDYVNSDGYVRNLFPGQPDAQSEDSIGGRVSVLWKPDETFTAFLKGYYGRSNPYAGAVHGIGTGAGGVNPLTGYTRQNLDFYEIESFHIGRYKIESKGVLLTLSKELGDALSISTLTSYDKAMRRIDQEGTHSPFDLLDVFYRDDSEQFNQEVRLNYDRDGVKAILGGYYGWDRVDVFNTFTFFQFLKPVVPFNFPNSGFGVDSKFSQTRRSKAIFGQVDYDLTDRLSATIGLRYTWDTLRYYRGNANILDYDGNPVLNTVGNPADSFDPVNAPGVGPYNPNSFLTRARDDKALSGRIGLNYQFTPSVLAYASYSRGYRGGAVNGGGYLGNQLVSLVEPEKVDAYEAGVKSELLGRRLRLNLAGFYYSYKNQQLQEVIGAVAVLRNAPKSTLYGLEVEATAVLADRLTANASVGLLKTEYDGLTLSGVSLDGNRLPFAPNFTFNGSFDWTVADFGSGKVSFSPNVSYTSQQWFSPFNGDPSSTTDTITNRRQQQKGYWLVGGNLGVTMESGLYATAWVKNLFNQDYYVYGLDLRASFGYDYLALGAPRSYGATVGFRF; encoded by the coding sequence ATGCGGCTTTCCTATCTCCGCGACTGTGGACTCCTTGCGCTCACCGCGGCGGCGGCCGTGCCGCAGACGGCGCTCGCGCAGGATGCCGCCGCACAGCCGCGCCCGGCCGATCCGATCGACGCGGCGCAAAGCGAACCGGGCGGGCTGGAGGATATCGTCGTCACCGCGCAGCGCCGTGCGGAATCGGCGCAATCCACCCCGATCGCGATCACCGCGATCGGCGGCGATACGCTGGCCAGCAAGGGCGTGTTCGAAGCGGCCGACCTGACGCAGGCCGTCCCCAACCTTCAGATCGCTGCGCCGTTCGGAAAGGCGCAACCCAATTTCGCGCTTCGCGGCATCTCGATCGCGAATGAATATAACGCCAACACCGCATCGCCGATCGGCGTGTATATCGACGATGCGTATATGAGTTCGCGCAACAGCCACGGCATCCAGCTATACGATCTGGAGCGCGTAGAGGTGCTGCGCGGGCCGCAGGGCACGCTGTATGGTCGCAACACGACGGCGGGCGCGATCAATTTCATCACGCACCGTCCGGAGCTGGACAAGAACGGCGGTTACGCCGAGGTCGGCTACGGCAATCAGGATCGCAAGAGCGCGCAAGGAGCGGTCAATCTGGTCGTCGATCCGGGCAAGCTCGCGATCCGCGGGGCGTTCGATTACGTCAATTCCGACGGCTATGTCCGCAATCTGTTTCCCGGCCAGCCCGATGCGCAATCGGAGGATTCGATCGGCGGCCGGGTCTCGGTCCTGTGGAAGCCGGACGAGACCTTCACCGCGTTCCTGAAGGGCTATTACGGCCGCAGCAATCCGTATGCGGGCGCGGTCCACGGCATCGGCACCGGCGCGGGCGGGGTCAATCCGCTGACCGGCTACACCCGCCAGAATCTCGATTTCTATGAGATCGAATCCTTCCACATCGGGCGGTACAAGATCGAATCGAAGGGGGTGCTGTTGACACTGTCGAAGGAGCTGGGCGACGCGCTGTCGATCTCCACGCTCACCTCCTACGACAAGGCGATGCGACGGATTGATCAGGAAGGCACGCATTCGCCGTTCGACCTGCTCGACGTGTTCTACCGCGACGATTCCGAACAGTTCAACCAGGAGGTCCGGCTGAACTACGACCGCGACGGGGTGAAGGCGATCCTGGGCGGTTACTACGGCTGGGACCGGGTCGACGTGTTCAATACCTTCACCTTCTTCCAGTTCCTGAAGCCGGTGGTGCCGTTCAATTTCCCCAACAGCGGGTTCGGCGTGGATTCGAAGTTCAGCCAGACGCGGCGGTCTAAGGCGATCTTCGGGCAGGTCGACTACGATCTGACCGACCGGCTCTCCGCGACGATCGGCCTGCGTTACACCTGGGATACGCTGCGTTACTATCGTGGCAATGCCAACATCCTGGATTACGACGGTAATCCGGTGCTCAACACGGTCGGCAATCCCGCAGATTCGTTCGATCCTGTGAACGCGCCGGGCGTTGGGCCGTACAATCCCAATTCCTTTCTGACCCGCGCGCGTGACGACAAGGCGCTGTCAGGGCGGATCGGGCTGAACTATCAATTCACCCCCAGCGTCCTCGCCTATGCGTCCTACAGCCGCGGCTATCGTGGCGGCGCGGTCAACGGCGGGGGCTATCTCGGCAACCAGCTGGTGTCGCTGGTCGAGCCGGAAAAGGTCGATGCCTACGAAGCGGGCGTGAAGTCCGAACTGCTCGGGCGGCGGCTGCGGCTCAATCTTGCGGGCTTCTACTACAGCTACAAGAACCAGCAGCTGCAGGAGGTGATCGGCGCGGTCGCGGTGCTGCGCAACGCGCCGAAATCGACGTTGTACGGGTTGGAGGTGGAGGCGACCGCGGTGCTGGCCGACCGCCTGACCGCCAATGCCTCCGTTGGGTTGCTGAAGACCGAATATGACGGACTGACGCTGTCCGGTGTAAGCCTCGACGGGAACCGCCTGCCGTTCGCGCCGAACTTCACCTTCAACGGCAGTTTCGACTGGACGGTCGCCGATTTCGGCAGCGGCAAGGTCAGCTTCAGTCCCAACGTCAGCTACACCAGCCAGCAATGGTTCTCGCCCTTCAATGGCGATCCGTCGAGCACCACCGACACGATCACGAACCGGCGGCAGCAGCAGAAGGGATACTGGCTGGTCGGCGGCAATCTCGGCGTGACGATGGAGAGCGGGTTGTACGCAACGGCCTGGGTCAAGAACCTCTTCAATCAGGACTATTACGTCTACGGCCTCGACCTGCGGGCGAGCTTTGGTTACGATTATCTCGCGCTCGGCGCACCGCGCAGTTACGGCGCAACGGTCGGCTTCCGCTTCTGA
- a CDS encoding limonene-1,2-epoxide hydrolase family protein, producing MIDPARIVENLVAAFNRRDRAAVYAALHDDILCVGIPLPPAHGKAAATVLLDPFFDAEEIDWRIVAIAASGPIVLTERIDRFRFAGRDWTEVRAAGVFHIANDGRIIAWRDYFDMAELVAALPPSAAG from the coding sequence GTGATCGATCCGGCGCGTATCGTCGAAAATCTGGTCGCCGCGTTCAACCGTCGCGATCGCGCCGCGGTGTACGCCGCGCTCCACGACGATATCCTGTGCGTCGGCATCCCGCTGCCGCCCGCGCACGGCAAGGCGGCGGCGACCGTGTTGCTCGATCCTTTCTTCGACGCCGAGGAAATCGACTGGCGGATCGTCGCCATCGCCGCGTCGGGGCCGATCGTGCTGACCGAACGGATCGACCGTTTCCGCTTCGCCGGGCGGGACTGGACCGAAGTGCGCGCGGCGGGCGTGTTTCACATCGCGAACGATGGCCGGATCATCGCGTGGCGCGACTATTTCGACATGGCGGAGCTGGTCGCAGCGCTACCGCCAAGTGCGGCTGGCTAA
- a CDS encoding NAD(P)-dependent alcohol dehydrogenase, whose product MTNTIAAVARQPGAPFAIETLSVDEPRDGEVLVRIAGVGLCHTDLIFRDQFAPYPLPAVLGHEGSGTIAAIGGGVSGLAVGDRVVLGFSSCGACARCDEGLPSYCAQFPPLNYAGMRLDDGSTALSNGDEAVASHFFGQSSFAGHAIVRARNVVKVDDAAAALELLGPLGCGFQTGAGGVMRSMACPAGSSIVVLGGGPVGLAAVMGAAIQRCARIILVEPVAARRDLAIELGATDTIDPADGDVTAAIRAILPGGVDFAFDTSGRVAVIEAALAALAPRGLIGLVGVPATADATLTVNIAAAITFGQRIIGIMEGDSDPQVFIPELIAHHRAGRFPFDRLIRTYPLAEINEAIAAQARGECVKVVLIP is encoded by the coding sequence ATGACGAACACGATCGCCGCCGTTGCGCGACAACCGGGCGCGCCGTTCGCGATCGAGACATTGTCGGTCGACGAACCACGCGACGGCGAGGTGCTGGTGCGGATCGCGGGCGTCGGCCTGTGCCACACAGACCTGATCTTCCGCGATCAGTTCGCGCCCTATCCGCTGCCTGCGGTGCTGGGGCATGAAGGATCGGGGACGATCGCGGCGATCGGCGGCGGGGTAAGCGGGCTGGCGGTGGGCGACCGTGTCGTGCTCGGCTTTTCCAGTTGCGGGGCCTGCGCGCGCTGTGACGAGGGACTTCCGAGTTACTGCGCGCAGTTTCCGCCGCTAAATTACGCCGGGATGCGGCTCGACGATGGTTCGACCGCGCTCAGCAACGGCGACGAGGCGGTCGCGTCGCACTTCTTTGGCCAGTCGTCGTTCGCCGGGCACGCGATCGTCCGTGCGCGCAATGTCGTGAAGGTCGATGACGCGGCCGCGGCGCTTGAGCTGCTCGGGCCGCTCGGTTGCGGATTCCAGACCGGCGCGGGCGGCGTGATGCGGTCGATGGCGTGCCCGGCCGGATCGTCGATCGTCGTGCTGGGCGGCGGGCCGGTCGGGCTGGCGGCGGTGATGGGCGCGGCGATCCAGCGCTGCGCGCGCATCATCTTGGTCGAACCGGTCGCGGCGCGGCGCGATCTTGCGATCGAACTGGGCGCGACCGACACGATCGATCCCGCGGACGGCGACGTGACAGCCGCGATCCGCGCGATCCTGCCCGGCGGCGTCGATTTCGCGTTCGACACATCGGGTCGCGTCGCGGTGATCGAGGCGGCGCTGGCGGCGCTGGCCCCGCGCGGGCTGATCGGGCTGGTCGGCGTCCCCGCCACGGCCGACGCCACGCTGACGGTCAACATCGCCGCCGCGATCACCTTCGGGCAGCGGATCATCGGCATCATGGAGGGAGACAGCGATCCTCAGGTCTTCATCCCCGAGCTGATCGCGCACCACCGCGCGGGACGCTTCCCGTTCGACCGCCTGATCCGCACCTATCCGCTTGCCGAAATCAACGAAGCCATCGCGGCGCAGGCGCGCGGCGAATGCGTGAAGGTGGTGCTTATCCCTTAG
- a CDS encoding nuclear transport factor 2 family protein, translating into MIPNTPAGRLASRFGDVDAMAALYAPEIEWTISASLGVPRLIGREAVVAFNRQVWTEHHRPDCEVTVLDEAGDDAVSAVRFTYRAWSLFAGDWYENEYTLFVRCGADGIDQVTEAFDTAATIDFLSRRPIGTGWAALGGEVGDSVGTLGRAETDR; encoded by the coding sequence GTGATCCCGAACACCCCCGCCGGTCGGCTGGCGTCGCGCTTCGGCGATGTCGATGCGATGGCGGCGCTCTACGCGCCGGAGATCGAATGGACGATCTCGGCCTCGCTCGGCGTGCCGCGACTCATCGGACGCGAGGCGGTGGTCGCGTTCAACCGCCAGGTCTGGACCGAGCATCACCGCCCCGATTGCGAAGTCACTGTCCTTGACGAAGCGGGCGATGACGCGGTGAGCGCGGTGCGCTTCACCTATCGCGCCTGGTCGCTGTTCGCGGGCGATTGGTATGAGAACGAATATACGTTGTTCGTCCGGTGCGGCGCGGACGGCATCGATCAGGTGACCGAGGCGTTCGATACCGCCGCGACGATCGATTTCCTTTCACGGCGTCCGATCGGTACGGGTTGGGCGGCGCTCGGCGGCGAGGTCGGCGATAGCGTGGGAACGCTGGGCCGTGCGGAGACGGACCGATGA
- a CDS encoding cytochrome P450, protein MSQTLARNIDDIITDPKTYGDEHAYHAAFAALRREDPVHWTDPPDYRPFWAVTRHADIMAVELNAANFLNDPRQFLVTIADEDMLFEQTGSRNFARNLVAMDNPDHRAYRALTASWFGAKSVRNLEEEITALARETVDRMIEMGGACDFAKDIAAWYPLRTIMIVLGAPREDEPLMLALSQKIFGNTDAETGGGDGMASMVEASNAFNAYFSKITADRRTNPQNDVATILATATIDGEPIGEAERHAYYLIIAAAGHDTTSSAISGGLLALIQNPAEMAKLRADPSLIAGAVDEFIRWTTPVKHFFRTAVSDCEVGGKQVRAGDNLMMCYPSGNRDDAAFDAPFEFRVDRADAKKHIAFGYGPHLCLGNALAKLEIRILFTEILARIDDIELAGQPAWVEANFVSGLKRLPIRFRPKDRA, encoded by the coding sequence GTGTCGCAGACGCTCGCCCGGAATATCGACGACATCATCACCGACCCCAAGACCTACGGCGACGAACACGCTTATCATGCGGCGTTCGCCGCCCTGCGTCGCGAAGACCCGGTGCACTGGACCGATCCGCCGGACTATCGCCCGTTCTGGGCGGTGACACGGCACGCCGACATCATGGCGGTGGAGCTGAACGCGGCCAATTTCCTGAACGACCCGCGCCAGTTCCTGGTCACGATCGCGGATGAGGACATGCTGTTCGAACAGACCGGCAGCCGCAATTTCGCACGCAACCTGGTGGCGATGGATAACCCCGATCACCGCGCGTACCGCGCGCTCACCGCTTCGTGGTTCGGCGCGAAGAGCGTCCGCAACCTGGAGGAGGAGATCACCGCGCTGGCCCGCGAAACGGTCGATCGGATGATCGAGATGGGCGGCGCGTGCGATTTCGCCAAAGATATTGCCGCCTGGTATCCGTTGCGCACCATCATGATCGTGTTGGGCGCGCCGCGCGAGGACGAGCCGTTGATGCTGGCGCTGTCGCAGAAGATATTCGGCAACACCGATGCCGAAACCGGCGGCGGCGACGGCATGGCGTCGATGGTCGAGGCCTCCAACGCCTTCAACGCTTATTTCAGCAAGATCACCGCGGACCGACGCACCAATCCGCAGAACGACGTCGCGACGATCCTGGCGACGGCGACGATCGACGGGGAGCCGATCGGCGAGGCGGAGCGCCATGCCTATTATTTGATCATCGCCGCGGCGGGGCATGACACGACGAGTTCGGCGATCTCTGGCGGGTTGCTGGCGCTGATCCAGAACCCGGCGGAAATGGCGAAACTGCGCGCCGACCCGTCGCTGATCGCGGGCGCGGTGGATGAATTCATCCGCTGGACCACGCCGGTGAAGCATTTCTTCCGCACCGCCGTCAGCGATTGCGAGGTCGGCGGGAAACAGGTGCGCGCGGGCGACAATCTGATGATGTGCTACCCCTCGGGCAATCGTGATGACGCGGCGTTCGATGCGCCGTTCGAGTTTCGCGTCGACCGTGCCGATGCGAAGAAGCATATCGCGTTCGGTTACGGCCCGCATCTGTGCCTCGGCAATGCGCTGGCCAAGCTGGAAATCCGCATCCTGTTCACCGAAATCCTCGCGCGGATCGACGATATCGAACTGGCCGGTCAACCCGCCTGGGTGGAGGCGAATTTCGTATCGGGGCTGAAACGGTTGCCGATCCGTTTTCGGCCCAAGGATCGCGCGTGA
- a CDS encoding LysR family transcriptional regulator, translated as MNMIVFRPSDRRQIAGQEDRMFHPDLRLLRSFAAVAGEASVTRAAERLHLTQPTVSGQIKELEQDLGFALFHRTTRSVTLTVDGERLLPIVMTILERTELLRAEVATMQVARASHFRLGGAMYSMDFADRIALMDAFDAAHPAIRFTIDNRLQSSQLPDLMGERLDAAFLLGIPVPVLDQADPRDGNAGQIINETQYPDSLERVVLCARQIGLLVPQDSPLAAFATIPQDALAGQEVAMLSGEHGHAFVDPIATFLRGCGATPVIPSEGNALAIERYAERHAMCAIGIGWFPVLPGLAYRPVEGMNFHMELSVVLGTGANAAARNFFAFARDWQAARSENGRKIAA; from the coding sequence ATGAATATGATAGTCTTCCGGCCGAGCGATCGACGACAGATCGCCGGTCAGGAGGACAGGATGTTCCACCCCGATCTGCGCCTGCTGCGCAGTTTCGCCGCCGTCGCCGGAGAGGCGTCGGTCACGCGCGCCGCCGAACGACTGCACCTGACGCAGCCGACCGTATCGGGGCAGATCAAGGAGCTGGAGCAGGATCTCGGCTTTGCTCTGTTCCACCGCACGACACGCAGCGTCACGCTGACCGTGGATGGAGAGCGGTTGCTGCCGATCGTCATGACCATCCTCGAACGGACGGAATTGCTACGCGCCGAAGTGGCGACGATGCAGGTCGCGCGCGCGTCACATTTCCGCTTGGGCGGCGCGATGTACAGCATGGATTTCGCGGACCGGATCGCGTTGATGGACGCCTTCGATGCGGCCCATCCCGCAATCCGGTTCACGATCGATAACCGCCTGCAGAGTTCGCAGCTGCCCGATCTGATGGGCGAACGGCTGGACGCCGCGTTCCTGCTCGGCATCCCCGTGCCGGTGCTCGATCAGGCAGACCCGCGTGATGGAAATGCGGGTCAGATCATCAACGAAACGCAATATCCCGACAGCCTGGAACGCGTCGTCCTGTGCGCGCGGCAGATCGGGCTGCTGGTGCCGCAGGATTCGCCGCTCGCCGCATTCGCCACCATCCCGCAAGACGCGCTCGCCGGACAGGAGGTCGCAATGTTGAGCGGAGAGCACGGCCACGCCTTCGTCGATCCGATCGCGACCTTCCTGCGCGGCTGCGGCGCGACCCCGGTCATTCCATCGGAAGGCAACGCGCTGGCGATCGAACGATATGCGGAACGGCACGCGATGTGCGCGATCGGTATCGGCTGGTTCCCGGTGTTGCCCGGCCTGGCATATCGGCCGGTCGAGGGCATGAATTTTCACATGGAGTTGTCGGTCGTGCTGGGAACCGGCGCCAATGCGGCGGCCCGCAACTTCTTCGCCTTCGCGCGCGACTGGCAGGCGGCGCGATCCGAAAACGGTCGCAAGATCGCGGCTTAA
- a CDS encoding phosphotransferase — protein sequence MDGTRTAPRLLDTLAEIDGDWLESVLHAAGHSARVREFAIQPIGAGNVSDTARIVLTTDGDAPASIVAKFRPSTASSHAHGVGSGAYSIEAGAYRLFAAATDGCRIPRILWLAGTDDNINLVMEDLSRVTRAGDQVAGCGVEDARRVITQFARLHRTFWPLASKDAPPWAIRMPSAGDYWVPVLESAVSQVAQRFADLLPDRHIALVAEAATVSRAWHDLRHPAMTITHGDPRVDNVLFDDDAGEAILIDWQVAGVRNPMHDVGYFLSGSVSIEDRRTSERELLDLYADEFGATRGYVMNRIVDDYRIQLISGLMTTAAAVALLPDAPPVNRLLLALLERNCAAVEDWGSIAAIRRRM from the coding sequence ATGGACGGGACACGCACCGCGCCGCGGCTGCTCGATACGCTGGCCGAAATCGACGGCGACTGGCTGGAAAGCGTGCTGCATGCCGCCGGTCACAGCGCACGGGTCCGCGAGTTCGCGATCCAGCCGATCGGCGCAGGCAACGTCAGCGATACGGCGCGGATCGTCCTGACGACTGATGGCGATGCCCCGGCCTCGATCGTCGCGAAATTCCGTCCGTCCACGGCGTCGTCGCACGCCCACGGCGTCGGGAGCGGCGCTTATTCCATCGAAGCCGGGGCCTATCGCCTGTTCGCGGCGGCCACCGACGGATGCCGCATTCCGCGCATCCTGTGGCTGGCTGGGACCGACGACAACATCAATCTGGTGATGGAGGATTTGAGCCGGGTCACACGCGCTGGCGATCAGGTCGCGGGATGCGGCGTGGAGGATGCGCGCCGGGTGATAACCCAGTTCGCGCGGCTGCACCGCACATTCTGGCCGCTTGCAAGCAAGGACGCCCCGCCCTGGGCGATCCGAATGCCTAGCGCGGGCGATTATTGGGTGCCGGTGCTGGAAAGCGCCGTTTCGCAGGTTGCGCAACGTTTCGCGGATTTATTGCCTGATCGGCACATCGCCCTGGTGGCGGAGGCCGCCACCGTCAGCCGCGCGTGGCACGATCTGCGTCACCCGGCGATGACCATCACGCACGGCGACCCGCGCGTCGACAACGTGCTGTTCGACGACGATGCGGGTGAGGCGATCCTGATCGACTGGCAGGTCGCCGGCGTGCGGAATCCGATGCACGATGTCGGCTATTTCCTGTCGGGCAGCGTCTCGATCGAGGACCGGCGCACGAGCGAACGCGAATTGCTCGATCTATACGCCGACGAATTCGGCGCCACCCGCGGCTATGTGATGAACCGGATCGTCGACGATTATCGCATCCAATTGATCAGCGGGTTGATGACCACCGCTGCGGCGGTCGCGCTGCTGCCCGATGCGCCGCCGGTCAACCGCCTGCTGCTCGCTCTGCTCGAACGCAATTGTGCGGCGGTGGAGGATTGGGGTTCGATCGCGGCCATACGCCGACGCATGTGA